One genomic window of Actinoalloteichus hoggarensis includes the following:
- a CDS encoding LutC/YkgG family protein: MDQAADQAGAVPAAGERSGSAREAVLRRVRAALADRPGPVAVPRDYDRTREAADPLALLAERIEDYRAMVHRVQAAELPARITASLAARGARRMAAPVDLPADWLVPEVAWRLDTDHSSTIEELDGIDGVLTGCAVAVAETGTLVLDAGEAQGRRMLTLLPDYHLCVVRADQVAVSLPEALARLDGTRPLTFVSGPSATSDIELNRVEGVHGPRTLEVVIVDA; the protein is encoded by the coding sequence GTGGACCAGGCGGCAGACCAGGCCGGGGCCGTTCCTGCGGCGGGCGAGCGGTCCGGCTCGGCGCGGGAGGCGGTGCTGCGCCGCGTCCGCGCCGCGCTGGCCGACCGTCCCGGCCCCGTCGCGGTACCCAGGGACTACGACCGCACCCGCGAGGCGGCCGATCCGCTCGCGCTGCTGGCCGAGCGGATCGAGGACTACCGCGCGATGGTGCACCGCGTCCAGGCGGCCGAGCTGCCCGCGCGGATCACCGCGTCGTTGGCGGCCCGCGGCGCGCGACGAATGGCCGCGCCCGTCGACCTGCCCGCCGACTGGCTCGTCCCGGAGGTCGCCTGGCGGCTCGACACGGACCACTCGTCGACGATCGAGGAGCTGGACGGCATCGACGGCGTGCTCACCGGCTGCGCCGTGGCCGTGGCCGAGACCGGCACACTGGTGCTGGACGCGGGAGAGGCGCAGGGCCGACGAATGCTCACGCTGCTGCCCGACTACCACCTCTGTGTCGTCCGCGCCGACCAGGTGGCGGTCTCACTGCCCGAGGCGCTGGCCCGGCTCGACGGCACCAGGCCCCTGACGTTCGTGAGCGGTCCGTCGGCGACCAGCGACATCGAACTGAACCGCGTCGAAGGCGTGCACGGCCCCCGCACTCTGGAAGTGGTCATCGTCGACGCCTAG